A single region of the Gemella sp. zg-570 genome encodes:
- a CDS encoding recombinase family protein, with the protein MSKLACMYLRLSKEDGDTNESNSISSQRQIIELFAKNNGINIVAEYIDDGYTGSNFNRPDFIRMIEDLNNKKFNIIIVKDLSRFGRDYIESGKYLQKIFPEKRVRFISVNDNYDSENADVSDTHLILPIRNFINDSYCRDISMKVKSSKEIKRKNGEFISSFAPFGYKKDDNDKHKLIIDKNVSHIVERIFDMKIEGYSSKAIADFLNSIGEVTPGKYKENTYMNCNGFSIKNGKWDAKMINRILENKVYIGILEQGKTTKLNYKSTRIVDVSKDDWIVIKDSHEPIINKSIFELANKMMLRDLNTSKQKPSLLAGMLYCKDCGSSMVRRKIKKASGEDIFYICSENNRTGNCSRHSIKETEILEALEYVLTNHIKVYQILLDKIKNIDFTKLEVKVDVASLEKEKSKYEKLRQSLYLDLEDELISSEEFERYRKNYLLKIREIESQISKKKEIVEVLKENISKLSTDNYKQVQEIDRLTLVSFVDKIFIEEDNRIDVVLNNYEEVELLKQISESVDVSEPETKKKNRIMNFRKALHDSLVESRHVSVGGA; encoded by the coding sequence ATGAGCAAATTAGCTTGTATGTATCTCAGACTTTCAAAAGAAGATGGAGATACAAATGAAAGTAATTCAATATCTAGTCAAAGACAGATTATTGAATTATTTGCAAAAAATAATGGTATTAATATTGTAGCCGAATATATAGATGATGGTTATACTGGATCTAATTTTAATCGTCCTGATTTTATTAGAATGATAGAAGATTTAAACAATAAAAAATTTAATATCATTATTGTAAAAGACTTATCACGATTTGGTAGAGATTATATTGAAAGTGGCAAATATCTACAAAAAATATTTCCTGAAAAAAGAGTTCGTTTTATATCGGTAAATGACAACTATGATAGTGAAAATGCTGATGTCAGTGATACACATCTAATTTTACCAATCCGAAATTTTATCAACGATAGTTATTGTCGTGATATTTCAATGAAAGTGAAATCTTCAAAAGAAATCAAAAGAAAGAATGGAGAATTTATTTCCTCATTTGCTCCTTTTGGTTACAAAAAAGATGACAATGATAAACACAAATTGATAATCGATAAAAATGTATCTCATATAGTTGAGAGAATTTTTGATATGAAAATTGAAGGGTATTCTTCAAAAGCTATTGCTGATTTCTTAAATAGTATTGGAGAAGTAACACCTGGTAAGTATAAAGAAAATACTTATATGAACTGTAATGGATTTTCTATAAAAAATGGAAAATGGGATGCGAAAATGATAAATCGTATTTTAGAAAATAAGGTTTATATAGGAATACTTGAACAAGGGAAAACAACAAAACTCAATTATAAATCTACTAGAATTGTAGATGTATCTAAAGATGACTGGATTGTGATTAAAGATAGCCATGAACCTATTATTAATAAAAGTATTTTTGAACTTGCTAATAAGATGATGTTAAGAGATTTGAATACCTCAAAACAAAAACCAAGTTTGCTTGCAGGTATGCTTTATTGCAAAGATTGTGGTTCATCTATGGTTAGGAGAAAAATAAAAAAAGCAAGTGGAGAAGACATATTTTATATTTGTTCAGAGAATAATAGAACGGGAAATTGTTCAAGACATAGCATAAAAGAAACAGAAATACTAGAAGCACTTGAATATGTATTAACAAATCATATAAAAGTTTATCAAATATTACTTGATAAAATTAAAAACATTGATTTTACTAAATTAGAAGTTAAAGTTGATGTTGCAAGTCTTGAGAAAGAAAAATCTAAATATGAAAAACTAAGACAATCTTTATATCTTGATCTTGAAGATGAACTTATCTCTAGCGAAGAATTTGAAAGATATCGTAAGAATTATCTATTAAAAATAAGAGAGATAGAAAGTCAAATTTCAAAGAAAAAAGAGATTGTAGAAGTCTTAAAAGAAAACATTTCAAAACTGTCTACGGATAATTATAAACAAGTGCAAGAAATTGATAGATTAACGCTTGTATCTTTTGTAGATAAAATTTTTATTGAAGAAGATAATCGTATTGATGTCGTTTTAAATAACTATGAAGAAGTAGAATTATTAAAACAAATTTCAGAGTCAGTAGATGTATCTGAACCAGAAACAAAAAAGAAAAATAGAATAATGAATTTTAGAAAAGCTCTACACGATTCACTTGTTGAAAGTAGACATGTATCTGTAGGAGGTGCGTAA